A DNA window from Canis lupus familiaris isolate Mischka breed German Shepherd chromosome 10, alternate assembly UU_Cfam_GSD_1.0, whole genome shotgun sequence contains the following coding sequences:
- the LOC119873741 gene encoding translation initiation factor IF-2-like isoform X3, with translation MIGGSTTAISPPPPPRPHALLGRTAANARPAAPPVPSPSRPSSLRPGPRETPGQLRAPEQGPGRRGEAAKRGRRRHHLLAAGGRPGTRRRRDPARPPAARGLQVAPLQRRAATPAPGASSGRGEGERPPSPLQRRGGRPREEGGRSAGGPRTPNSASRATQPVAERSLTQLPEGNTRPRGRGKPFPAPLHTAAARPTFRFFQQLRNWGAFMAPREEDSQAERMSPLRHPFLSPSPLTHTHTHNLNSSPAVAAQPPAPLRPPGCRLLTPQAPTFSQYTSPPPPFGSGGRPPPRFNAEMSPRLLQAAATANQEPRRTQGLANETRGGGRGRGVCGPREPRGGGRAEPDPGRRLREPHVRRRGRGCLTG, from the exons Atgat AGGAGGATCTACGACAGCGAtttcaccgcccccccccccccgtccccacGCCCTCCTGGGCAGGACGGCGGCAAACGCCCGCCCGGCCGcaccccctgtcccctccccctcgcGGCCGTCCAGCCTCCGGCCAGGTCCCCGGGAAACCCCGGGACAGCTGCGGGCGCCCGAGCAGGGtccggggaggcggggggaggccgCGAAGAGGGGGCGACGACGCCACCATTTGTTAGCAGCCGGCGGACGCCCCGGGACCCGGAGACGGCGAGATCCCGCGCGCCCGCCGGCGGCCCGGGGCCTCCAGGTCGCCCCCTTGCAGCGGAGAGCGGCGACACCGGCCCCCGGCGCGTCCtccgggaggggggagggggaaaggccCCCCTCCCCGCTGCAAAGGCGCGGGGGCCGCCCGcgagaggaggggggcaggagcgCGGGAGGGCCCCGCACCCCAAATTCGGCCTCCCGGGCCACACAGCCGGTCGCGGAGCGGAGCTTAACGCAGCTCCCGGAGGGAAACACCCGCCCGAGGGGTCGTGGGAAGCCCTTCCCCGCCCCTCTCCACACCGCCGCCGCGAGACCCACCTTCCGCTTCTTTCAGCAGCTGAGAAACTGGGGGGCGTTTATGGCGCCCCGGGAGGAAGACTCGCAGGCTGAGAGAATGTCACCTCTGAGGCacccttttctctccccctctcccctcacacacacacacacgcacaactTGAACTCCTCGCCAGCGGTCGCCGCCCAGCCGCCGGCCCCCTTGCGCCCACCTGGCTGCCGGCTTCTGACACCCCAAGCCCCCACTTTCTCCCAAtacacctcccctccccctccatttGGGAGCGGGGGGAGGCCCCCCCCCCGCTTCAATGCGGAAATGTCCCCGCGGCTCCTACAGGCAGCAGCAACCGCCAATCAGGAGCCGAGGCGGACGCAAGGCCTGGCCAATGAGACGCGCGGaggtggcagggggcggggcgtcTGCGGCCCGCGGGAGCCCCGCGGAGGTGGGCGCGCTGAGCCGGACCCCGGGAGGCGCCTGAGGGAGCCGCACGTGCGGCGGCGGGGCAGGGGGTGTCTCACCGGGTAG